The Equus caballus isolate H_3958 breed thoroughbred chromosome 13, TB-T2T, whole genome shotgun sequence genome includes a window with the following:
- the PAGR1 gene encoding PAXIP1-associated glutamate-rich protein 1 isoform X2: MSLVRGHGDITATTAVPLSEEGEVTSGLQALAVEDTGGPSASASKAEEEGEGSREEAEREGSRAEEVQGEAPSAEGEEHANGESEDWCVPCSDEEVELPAGGQSWMPPPSEIQRLYELLATHGTLELQAEILPRRPPTPEAQSEEERSDEEPEAKEEEEEKPHMPTEFDFDDEPMTPKDSLIDRRRTPGESIHPWCHPSSLDGYPVFL; the protein is encoded by the exons ATGTCCCTTGTCCGGGGTCATGGAGACATTACGGCCACCACGGCGGTGCCTCTGTCTGAAGAAGGGGAGGTGACCTCCGGCCTTCAAGCTCTGGCCGTGGAGGATACCGGAGGCCCCTCTGCTTCGGCCAGTAAAGCCGAGGAAGAGGGGGAAGGAAGCCGGGAGGAGGCCGAGCGTGAGGGGTCAAGGGCCGAGGAGGTGCAGGGAGAAGCCCCTAGCGCTGAGGGTGAAGAACATGCCAATGGAGAATCCGAGGACTGGTGCGTGCCCTGCAGCGATGAGGAGGTGGAGCTGCCCGCAGGTGGGCAGTCCTGGATGCCACCCCCCTCCGAAATCCAGCGGCTTTATGAACTGCTGGCTACCCACGGTACCCTGGAGCTTCAAGCTGAGATCCTTCCCCGCCGTCCACCCACGCCTGAAGCCCAGAGTGAAGAGGAGAGATCCgatgaggagcctgaggccaaagaggaggaagaggaaaa ACCGCACATGCCTACAGAATTTGACTTTGATGATGAGCCAATGACACCAAAGGACTCTCTGATTGACCGGAGACGCACCCCAG GAGAGAGCATTCACCCATGGTGCCATCCTTCCAGCTTAGATGGATACCCTGTCTTCCTTTAA
- the MVP gene encoding major vault protein, with amino-acid sequence MVTEDSIIRIPPYHYIHVLDQNSNVSRVEVGPKTYIRQDNERVLFAPVRMVTIPPRHYCTVANPVSRDAEGSVLFDVTGQVRLRHADLEIRLAQDPFPLYPGEVLEKDITPLQVVLPNTALHLKALLDFEDKNGDKVVAGDEWLFEGPGTYIPRKEVEVLEIIQATIIRQNQALRLRARKECWDRDGKERVTGEEWLVRSVGAYLPAVFEEVLDLVDAVVLTEKTALHLRARQNFRDLRGVTRRTGEEWLVTVQDTEAHVPDVYEEVLGVVPITTLGPHNYCVILDPVGPDGKNQLGQKRVVKGEKSFFLRPGEKLERGIQDVYVLSEQQGLLLRALQPLEEGEGEEKVLHQAGDRWLIRGPLEYVPSAKVEVVEERQAIPLDQNEGIYVQDVKTGKVRAVIGSTYMLTQDEVLWEKELPPGVEELLNKGQDPLADRGAKETAKTLQPFAPRNKTHVVSYRVPHNAAVQVYDYREKRARVVFGPELVSLGPEEQFTVLSLSAGRPKRPHTRRALCLLLGPDFFTDVITIETADHARLQLQLAYNWHFELSDWKDPQETAKLFSVPDFVGDACKAIASRVRGAVASVTFDDFHKNSARIIRTAVFGFETLEAKGSDSMALPKPRDRAIFPQNGLVVSSVDVQSVEPVDQRTRDALQRSVQLAIEITTNSQEAAAKHEAQRLEQEARGRLERQKILDQSEAEKARRELLELEALSTAVESTGAAKAEAESRAEAARIEGEGSVLQAKLKAEALAIETEAELQRVKKVRELELIYARAQLELEVSKAQQLAEVEAKKFKHMTEALGPSTIRDLAVAGPEMQVRLLQSLGLKSTLITDGSTPINLFNTALGLLGLGSEAQPPVKKAAKGPDPQEGLPLQFPAAPQALGSKSIMP; translated from the exons ATGGTGACTGAAGACTCCATCATCCGCATCCCCCCCTACCACTACATCCATGTGCTGGACCAGAACAGCAACGTGTCCCGTGTGGAGGTTGGGCCAAAGACTTACATCCGGCAGGACAATGAGAG GGTCCTGTTTGCCCCTGTGCGCATGGTGACTATCCCCCCACGCCACTACTGCACAGTGGCCAACCCAGTGTCCCGGGATGCCGAGGGCTCAGTGCTGTTTGATGTCACAGGACAAGTACGGCTCCGCCACGCTGACCTAGAGATCCGGCTGGCCCAGGACCCCTTCCCCCTGTACCCAGGGGAGGTGTTGGAAAAG GACATCACCCCACTGCAGGTGGTTCTGCCCAACACTGCCCTCCATCTTAAGGCGTTGCTGGATTTTGAGGATAAGAATGGAGACAAGGTGGTAGCGGGAGATGAGTGGCTATTTGAAGGACCTG GCACTTACATCCCCCGGAAGGAGGTGGAGGTCCTGGAGATCATTCAGGCAACGATCATCAGGCAGAACCAGGCCCTGCGGCTGAGGGCCCGCAAGGAGTGCTGGGACCGGGACGGCAAGGAGAGGGTGACTG GAGAAGAATGGCTGGTCCGCTCCGTGGGTGCTTATCTCCCAGCAGTGTTTGAGGAGGTTCTGGATTTGGTGGACGCTGTGGTCCTCACAGAAAAG ACAGCCCTGCACCTCCGGGCTCGGCAGAACTTCCGAGACTTGAGAGGAGTGACCCGCCGCACTGGCGAGGAATGGCTGGTGACAGTGCAGGACACGGAGGCCCATGTGCCCGATGTCTATGAGGAGGTGCTGGGAGTTGTGCCCATCACCACCTTGGGCCCCCACAACTACTGTGTGATTCTCGACCCCGTTGGACCGGATGGCAAGAACCAGCTGGGGCAAAAGCGTGTAGTCAAG GGAGAGAAGTCTTTTTTCCTCAGACCAGGAGAGAAGCTGGAACGAGGCATCCAGGATGTCTACGTGCTGTCGGAGCAGCAGGGACTGCTGCTGAGGGCCCTGCAGCCCctggaagagggggagggggaggagaaggtcTTGCATCAGGCTGGGGACCGCTGGCTTATCCGTGGACCCCTGGAGTATGTGCCGTCTGCCAAGGTGGAGGTGGTTGAAGAGCGTCAGGCCATCCCTCTGGACCAGAATGAGGGCATCTACGTTCAGGACGTCAAGACTGGAAAG GTGCGTGCTGTGATTGGAAGCACCTACATGCTGACCCAGGACGAGGTCCTCTGGGAGAAAGAGCTGCCTCCTGGGGTGGAGGAGCTGCTGAACAAGGGGCAGGACCCTCTCGCGGACAGGGGTGCGAAGGAGACGGCCAAGACCCTTCAGCCCTTTGCTCCCCGGAACAAGACCCATGTGGTCAGCTACCGTGTCCCTCACAATGCTGCTGTGCAGGTGTATGActacagagagaagagagctcG CGTGGTCTTTGGGCCTGAGCTGGTGTCACTGGGTCCTGAGGAGCAGTTTACGGTGTTGTCCCTCTCGGCTGGGCGGCCCAAGCGTCCCCACACCCGCCGTGCCCTCTGCCTGCTGCTCGGGCCTGACTTCTTCACAGACGTCATCACCATTGAAACTGCAGACCATGCCAGGCTGCAGCTGCAGCTTGCCTACAACTG GCACTTTGAACTGAGTGACTGGAAGGATCCCCAAGAGACAGCCAAGCTCTTCTCAGTGCCTGACTTTGTGGGTGATGCCTGCAAGGCCATCGCATCCCGGGTGCGGGGGGCCGTGGCCTCTGTCACCTTCGATGACTTCCATAAGAACTCGGCCCGCATCATTCGCACTGCTGTCTTTGGCTTTGAGACCCTGGAAGCCAAGGGGTCTGACAGCATGGCCCTGCCCAAGCCCCGGGACCGGGCTATCTTCCCCCAAAATGGCTTGGTGGTCAGCAGCGTGGATGTGCAGTCAGTGGAGCCTGTGGACCAGAGGACCCGGGACGCCCTGCAACGCAGTGTCCAGCTGGCCATCGAGATCACCACCAACTCCCAGGAGGCAGCCGCCAA GCACGAGGCTCAGAGACTAGAGCAAGAAGCCCGTGGCCGACTTGAGAGACAGAAGATCTTGGACCAATCAGAAGCTGAAAAAGCTCGCAGGGAACTCTTGGAACTGGAGGCTCTGAG CACTGCCGTGGAGAGCACtggggctgccaaggcagaggcGGAGTCCCGTGCGGAGGCAGCGCGCATCGAGGGAGAGGGCTCCGTGCTGCAGGCCAAGCTGAAGGCAGAGGCCCTGGCCATTGAGACG GAGGCTGAGCTCCAGCGGGTAAAGAAAGTACGAGAGCTAGAACTGATCTATGCCCGGGCCCAGCTGGAGCTAGAGGTGAGCAAGGCCCAGCAGCTGGCTGAGGTGGAGGCGAAGAAGTTCAAGCACATGACGGAAGCCCTGGGCCCCAGCACCATCAGGGACCTTGCTGTGGCAGGGCCAGAGATGCAG
- the PAGR1 gene encoding PAXIP1-associated glutamate-rich protein 1 isoform X1 yields MSLVRGHGDITATTAVPLSEEGEVTSGLQALAVEDTGGPSASASKAEEEGEGSREEAEREGSRAEEVQGEAPSAEGEEHANGESEDWCVPCSDEEVELPAGGQSWMPPPSEIQRLYELLATHGTLELQAEILPRRPPTPEAQSEEERSDEEPEAKEEEEEKPHMPTEFDFDDEPMTPKDSLIDRRRTPGSSARSQKREARLDKVLSDMKRHKKLEEQILRTGRDLFSLDAEDPSSTSPPLRSSGSSLFPRQRKY; encoded by the exons ATGTCCCTTGTCCGGGGTCATGGAGACATTACGGCCACCACGGCGGTGCCTCTGTCTGAAGAAGGGGAGGTGACCTCCGGCCTTCAAGCTCTGGCCGTGGAGGATACCGGAGGCCCCTCTGCTTCGGCCAGTAAAGCCGAGGAAGAGGGGGAAGGAAGCCGGGAGGAGGCCGAGCGTGAGGGGTCAAGGGCCGAGGAGGTGCAGGGAGAAGCCCCTAGCGCTGAGGGTGAAGAACATGCCAATGGAGAATCCGAGGACTGGTGCGTGCCCTGCAGCGATGAGGAGGTGGAGCTGCCCGCAGGTGGGCAGTCCTGGATGCCACCCCCCTCCGAAATCCAGCGGCTTTATGAACTGCTGGCTACCCACGGTACCCTGGAGCTTCAAGCTGAGATCCTTCCCCGCCGTCCACCCACGCCTGAAGCCCAGAGTGAAGAGGAGAGATCCgatgaggagcctgaggccaaagaggaggaagaggaaaa ACCGCACATGCCTACAGAATTTGACTTTGATGATGAGCCAATGACACCAAAGGACTCTCTGATTGACCGGAGACGCACCCCAG GAAGCTCAGCCCGGAGCCAGAAACGGGAGGCCCGCCTGGACAAGGTCCTCTCAGACATGAAGCGACACAAAAAGCTGGAGGAGCAGATCCTTCGTACTGGCAGGGACCTCTTCAGCCTGGACGCAGAGGACCCCAGCTCCACCAGCCCCCCACTCCGGTCCTCGGGGAGTAGTCTCTTCCCCCGGCAGCGGAAATACTga